One stretch of Akkermansia sp. RCC_12PD DNA includes these proteins:
- a CDS encoding MFS transporter, protein MNALPSQSRFIIGTEACERFSFYGMKSILMLYMTGHLLMSENWATATLHVFAGMVYLLPLAGAWLADKVWGRYKTILYISLLYCVGHGVLATADLFHTIEARRYILMAGLFIIALGAGGIKPCVSAFMGDQIPNKSPQLMTKAFNAFYWAINLGSFFSFLVIPAMEQHYGYSWAFAVPGIFMGIATFVFWLGRKKYHRTPPERNNGRAGFWKVLFIVLFHGGWKNAEQRCGPASVEDARHILKILSIFVFIIPFWSIFEQTASSWVAQGSRMIPLSIPLPGGGDWFIGPAQIQAANPIFVMVFIPLITVFVYPKVVTLARPLVRLGTGLALSSVTFLIVAFLQYRLEGGASMSIAWQLIPYCVLTISEILLSTTGLEFAYTQAPLHLKSVITSFWNLTIFAGNMLVAAITFFLSNGESANAISTDRFILYAILAAVVAVAYSFRARRYGKTE, encoded by the coding sequence ATGAACGCCCTTCCCTCCCAGTCCAGGTTCATCATCGGCACGGAAGCCTGCGAACGTTTCAGCTTCTACGGCATGAAATCCATCCTCATGCTGTACATGACGGGCCACCTACTGATGAGTGAAAACTGGGCCACCGCCACCCTCCACGTCTTCGCGGGAATGGTCTATCTGCTCCCCTTGGCGGGCGCATGGCTGGCGGACAAGGTATGGGGCCGATACAAGACCATTCTTTACATTTCCCTGCTTTACTGCGTAGGGCACGGCGTCCTGGCCACGGCGGACCTCTTCCACACCATTGAAGCGCGCCGTTACATCTTGATGGCGGGCCTGTTCATCATTGCGCTGGGCGCGGGAGGCATCAAGCCCTGCGTCTCCGCCTTCATGGGGGACCAGATTCCGAACAAATCCCCGCAGCTGATGACCAAGGCCTTTAATGCCTTTTACTGGGCCATCAACCTGGGCTCCTTCTTCTCCTTCCTGGTTATTCCGGCCATGGAACAGCATTACGGATACAGCTGGGCGTTTGCCGTTCCGGGCATTTTCATGGGCATTGCCACCTTCGTCTTCTGGCTGGGCCGCAAGAAGTACCACAGAACGCCGCCTGAACGCAACAACGGCCGCGCCGGCTTCTGGAAAGTGCTCTTCATCGTCCTGTTCCACGGGGGCTGGAAGAATGCCGAACAACGGTGCGGTCCAGCCTCCGTGGAGGATGCCCGGCATATCCTGAAAATCCTCTCCATCTTTGTCTTCATCATTCCCTTCTGGTCCATCTTTGAACAGACGGCCTCCTCCTGGGTGGCCCAGGGCAGCAGGATGATCCCCCTTTCCATCCCGCTCCCGGGCGGCGGAGACTGGTTTATCGGGCCGGCTCAAATCCAGGCGGCCAATCCCATTTTCGTGATGGTGTTCATTCCACTGATCACCGTATTTGTCTATCCGAAGGTGGTGACGCTGGCGCGGCCCCTGGTGCGTCTCGGAACGGGGCTGGCCTTGAGCTCCGTGACGTTCCTGATTGTCGCTTTCCTGCAATACAGGCTGGAGGGAGGCGCCTCCATGTCCATCGCGTGGCAGTTGATCCCCTACTGCGTGCTCACCATTTCCGAGATCCTGCTCAGCACCACCGGCCTCGAATTCGCCTACACGCAGGCTCCGCTGCATTTGAAAAGCGTCATCACCAGCTTCTGGAACCTCACCATCTTTGCAGGCAACATGCTGGTGGCCGCCATCACCTTCTTCCTGTCCAACGGAGAATCCGCCAACGCCATTTCCACGGACCGCTTCATCCTGTACGCCATACTGGCCGCCGTGGTGGCGGTGGCCTACTCCTTCCGGGCCCGCAGGTACGGGAAAACGGAATAG
- a CDS encoding class I SAM-dependent methyltransferase, giving the protein MSNKNKTIHEFDFNFICDYFSRLERQGPGSPEATLKALSFIDNLTGQSRIADLGCGTGGQTRMLAAHVQGSVTGLDLFPDFIRIFNRQATQSGLQDRVEGIVGSMDKLPFAEEELDLIWSEGAIYNIGFERGLNEWRKFLKPGGYLAVSESSWFTAERPEEIHRFWMDMYPEIDTIPNKIAQIQRAGYVPVASFILPESCWTEHYYAPQLPVQEAFLHQYPGNEAAAELVASLRHEEELYRRYKEFYGYVFYIAKKTGQ; this is encoded by the coding sequence ATGAGTAACAAAAATAAAACAATTCACGAATTCGATTTTAACTTCATCTGCGATTATTTTTCCCGCCTGGAACGGCAGGGCCCCGGCAGCCCGGAGGCCACCCTCAAGGCCCTCAGCTTCATTGACAATCTGACCGGACAATCCCGCATCGCCGACCTCGGCTGCGGCACGGGCGGACAGACCAGGATGCTGGCCGCACATGTTCAGGGAAGCGTTACGGGGCTTGACCTGTTCCCGGATTTCATCCGCATCTTCAACCGCCAGGCAACGCAGTCAGGCTTGCAGGACAGGGTAGAAGGCATCGTCGGTTCCATGGACAAGCTGCCCTTTGCAGAAGAAGAACTGGACCTGATCTGGTCGGAAGGGGCCATTTACAACATCGGCTTTGAACGGGGGCTGAACGAATGGCGCAAGTTCCTGAAACCGGGAGGCTACCTGGCCGTTTCCGAAAGCTCGTGGTTTACCGCGGAACGTCCGGAAGAGATTCACCGCTTCTGGATGGACATGTATCCGGAGATAGACACCATACCCAATAAGATAGCCCAGATACAGAGGGCCGGGTACGTGCCTGTCGCTTCCTTCATTCTGCCGGAAAGCTGCTGGACGGAGCATTATTACGCCCCGCAGCTTCCCGTGCAGGAGGCCTTCCTCCATCAATATCCCGGAAATGAAGCCGCCGCGGAATTAGTCGCATCCCTGCGCCATGAAGAGGAATTGTACCGCAGGTACAAGGAATTCTACGGCTACGTGTTTTACATCGCAAAAAAGACGGGACAATGA
- the rsgA gene encoding ribosome small subunit-dependent GTPase A: protein MIDLTIYGWNDKLGRLKRESAYSALPHGRIAIVHRTCYEIVSENGVFQCELRGNMMYEQSAFELPCTGDWVIFQPFDETKGIIVDVLPHERTLYRRKSGTVSDRQAIASYVDKAFIVQSLDDNFNIRRAERFMVQILEEGIKPVLVLNKADLGFDRQGIEEQVTHLERRMPVFFTSIHDPRTILRLRESIPQGETVVFVGSSGVGKSSLVNALCGKPLLSTSHISSSTGKGRHTSTRREMVLMEGSGVLIDTPGVREFGLAVGQPGSLAEALDISDFAAACRFKDCGHIHEPGCAVLEAVNTGMLDREVYESYLKLRREAEYFSASEHEKRNKGKSLSRLVEEVKKRNSKF from the coding sequence ATGATTGATTTAACAATTTACGGCTGGAATGACAAATTAGGCCGGCTCAAACGGGAATCAGCGTACAGCGCCCTGCCCCATGGCCGCATCGCCATCGTGCACAGAACGTGTTATGAGATCGTCTCTGAAAACGGAGTGTTCCAGTGCGAATTAAGGGGAAACATGATGTATGAACAATCAGCCTTTGAACTGCCCTGCACGGGCGACTGGGTGATTTTCCAGCCCTTTGATGAAACGAAAGGGATCATCGTCGATGTACTGCCCCATGAACGGACCCTGTACCGCAGGAAAAGCGGAACGGTTTCCGACAGGCAGGCGATCGCCTCTTACGTGGACAAGGCATTCATTGTCCAGAGCCTGGATGATAATTTCAATATCCGCAGGGCCGAGCGTTTCATGGTCCAGATATTGGAAGAAGGGATCAAACCCGTACTGGTGCTGAACAAGGCCGATCTAGGGTTTGACAGGCAAGGCATTGAAGAGCAGGTCACACACCTGGAGCGCCGGATGCCTGTATTTTTTACAAGCATTCATGACCCCCGGACGATTCTCCGGCTCCGGGAGTCCATCCCGCAAGGTGAAACGGTGGTGTTTGTCGGTTCTTCAGGCGTCGGGAAAAGTTCCCTGGTGAATGCGCTGTGCGGAAAACCGCTCCTGTCCACCTCCCATATAAGCTCCTCCACGGGTAAAGGACGGCACACGTCCACCCGCCGGGAAATGGTGTTAATGGAAGGCTCAGGCGTTTTAATAGACACTCCGGGCGTCCGAGAATTCGGCCTGGCGGTCGGCCAGCCCGGTTCTCTTGCAGAAGCGCTGGATATTTCCGACTTCGCGGCGGCATGCCGTTTCAAGGATTGCGGGCATATTCATGAACCCGGCTGCGCCGTCCTGGAAGCGGTGAACACCGGAATGCTGGACCGCGAGGTTTATGAAAGCTACCTGAAGCTCCGGCGGGAAGCGGAATACTTTTCCGCTTCGGAACATGAAAAGCGCAACAAGGGAAAATCCCTTTCCAGGCTCGTAGAGGAAGTGAAGAAGCGGAATTCCAAATTCTAA
- a CDS encoding pentapeptide repeat-containing protein — translation MTEDETFEKVDFHEMELDDEYYDCVFIACDFSKLVIRNTDFEKCEFRACNFTLASFKEAFRDVTFADCKMTGADFTDIDRFSDGLVFENSHLDYASFVEARLRKTVFRGCKMYEGYFNDADMAESVFDRCDLERASFVGANLEKADFSTSFNFSINPAMCKLKKAVFSRHGLEGLLAHLDIDIRG, via the coding sequence ATGACTGAAGACGAGACCTTTGAGAAAGTGGATTTCCATGAAATGGAACTGGATGATGAATACTATGATTGCGTATTCATCGCGTGTGATTTTTCAAAGCTGGTCATCCGGAATACCGATTTTGAGAAGTGCGAGTTCAGGGCGTGCAATTTCACGTTGGCCAGCTTCAAGGAAGCCTTCCGGGATGTTACCTTTGCCGACTGCAAAATGACTGGCGCGGACTTCACGGACATAGACAGGTTTTCGGACGGCCTGGTCTTTGAAAACTCGCATCTTGATTATGCCAGCTTTGTAGAGGCCAGGTTGCGGAAAACCGTTTTCCGCGGCTGCAAGATGTATGAGGGGTACTTTAATGACGCGGACATGGCGGAATCCGTTTTTGACCGCTGTGACCTGGAACGGGCTTCTTTCGTCGGGGCCAATTTGGAGAAAGCCGATTTTTCAACCTCTTTCAACTTTTCGATCAATCCCGCCATGTGCAAGCTGAAAAAGGCGGTCTTTTCCCGGCATGGGCTGGAAGGGCTGCTCGCCCATCTGGACATTGACATCAGGGGATAG